A genome region from Hevea brasiliensis isolate MT/VB/25A 57/8 chromosome 7, ASM3005281v1, whole genome shotgun sequence includes the following:
- the LOC110638138 gene encoding probable serine/threonine-protein kinase PIX13, with translation MGNCWCRPAHKPTPDHPTNIHHVTASNTAPADENVYDSNGYSATSTNLTTWISQSSGSFTTIWGNNATEQIEAFTNGPIIAYSNLRAFTYAQLKAATHNFRPDMVVGKGGFGVVYKGWLKEKVMPRGIRKTAMAIKKLNPESGQGAQEWKAEVNLLGSLSHPNLVQLLGYCHEDGKFILIYEFMKKGSLNRYLFGKRSVQRLPWDTRLKVAIGTARGLDYLHSLEKPIIYRDFKSSNILLDEFYDAKIADFGLAFFGPLTDNSHVSTLVMGTLGYADPEYVSTGHLFVKSDVYSFGVVLVEMLTGLRAFDRKRPSGQRVLVDWVKPHLTKRKGLKNIMDSRLEGKYPSKEAKQIAYLAVKCLRPEPLLRPSMKEVVETLEQIEAVSLRTGDHNIHSTEQHN, from the exons ATGGGGAATTGCTGGTGCCGTCCAGCTCATAAGCCAACCCCAGATCATCCAACCAACATCCATCATGTCACTGCAA GTAATACAGCTCCTGCAGATGAAAATGTCTATGACAGCAATGGATACTCTGCAACAAGCACCAACCTGACAACATGGATATCTCAATCAAGCGGCAGCTTCACAACTATTTGGGGGAACAATGCTACAGAGCAAATTGAGGCCTTCACAAATGGACCAATCATTGCGTACTCGAACTTGAGAGCTTTTACTTATGCACAACTGAAGGCTGCAACACATAATTTTAGACCTGATATGGTGGTGGGAAAAGGAGGTTTTGGTGTTGTTTATAAGGGTTGGCTTAAGGAAAAGGTGATGCCAAGGGGAATAAGGAAGACAGCTATGGCTATCAAGAAACTGAATCCTGAGAGCGGTCAAGGAGCTCAAGAATGGAAG GCAGAGGTCAATTTGTTGGGAAGCTTATCTCATCCGAACCTTGTACAACTATTGGGATACTGCCATGAAGATGGGAAGTTCATTCTTATCTATGAGTTCATGAAAAAGGGAAGCCTAAATCGCTATCTATTTGGAA AGCGCTCAGTTCAGCGACTTCCATGGGACACAAGGCTGAAGGTTGCCATAGGAACAGCTCGAGGGCTGGATTACTTGCACTCATTGGAGAAGCCAATAATTTATAGAGATTTCAAGTCTTCCAACATACTGCTTGATGAG TTCTATGATGCAAAGATCGCAGACTTTGGATTAGCATTTTTTGGTCCTTTGACTGATAATTCACATGTCAGTACTCTTGTCATGGGCACACTTGGTTATGCTGATCCAGAGTACGTTTCAACAG GTCATTTGTTTGTAAAGAGTGATGTATACAGTTTTGGCGTTGTTTTGGTTGAGATGCTGACAGGCTTACGGGCATTTGATAGAAAGCGTCCATCTGGGCAACGAGTGCTAGTTGATTGGGTTAAACCACATCTGACCAAGAGGAAAGGTTTGAAAAATATAATGGACTCTCGGTTGGAGGGAAAATATCCTTCCAAAGAGGCCAAACAAATAGCTTATCTTGCAGTTAAATGTCTTCGGCCTGAACCCCTTCTTCGACCATCAATGAAAGAAGTAGTAGAGACACTCGAACAGATTGAAGCTGTCAGTCTTAGAACAGGGGACCATAATATTCATTCAACTGAACAACATAACTAG